Proteins from one Tetrapisispora phaffii CBS 4417 chromosome 8, complete genome genomic window:
- the TPHA0H02740 gene encoding uncharacterized protein (similar to Saccharomyces cerevisiae SNC1 (YAL030W) and SNC2 (YOR327C); ancestral locus Anc_7.67): MSSSIPYDPYVPPEEHFNAAEEPSQSKTAALQAEIDDTVGIMRDNINKVAERGERLTSIEDKADNLAVSAQGFKRGANRVRKQMWWKDLKMRLCLVICIIILLVVIIVPIVVHFT; this comes from the coding sequence ATGTCATCATCAATACCATACGATCCATATGTTCCACCAGAAGAGCACTTTAATGCTGCTGAAGAGCCATCACAATCCAAGACCGCTGCTTTACAAGCGGAAATCGACGATACTGTTGGTATCATGAGGGATAACATCAACAAGGTTGCCGAACGTGGTGAAAGATTAACCTCTATTGAAGATAAAGCTGATAACTTAGCTGTATCTGCCCAAGGTTTTAAGAGAGGTGCTAATAGGGTTAGAAAACAAATGTGGTGGAAAGATTTAAAGATGAGATTATGTTTGGTAATTTGcataattattttactaGTGGTCATCATTGTTCCTATTGTTGTTCATTTCACATAA
- the FRT2 gene encoding Frt2p (similar to Saccharomyces cerevisiae FRT2 (YAL028W) and FRT1 (YOR324C); ancestral locus Anc_7.69), translated as MKRAHSSRSFFINQSTGTNDDDKFNIDADIVLPLFTVSGNETVTQTQDEDNVKVPTIKINNSTITDSSRTKSCRNLQHSSNTSINKRSNAKLHVRSYNRIPSIPSFKHLSLVQNEMLSAGSGSFSNTLFANEEDSSIQPDTYISDNESIMSATIPKDTTPFTEYDLYLFPKQINHNNNRQKTRSYSFISIDDRQRKLSPNVNHFDSRRLATQFLESSNTPFKEQVNFHTKLQIGNKKNSFSETKLSRDNLLEGRKSFKTDQIDNRLYIKNLNDMSEVLSKFGDLETSKPSSSALTFSSSSSTSSSSSSSSSLVIDFKNNHSALGSRDTQSKGTVFSEKSSTSRRDTDKEDDWNIKSMDPGIQITTNLNEVNFSQMHIAKRISTLEILINSGITNVIYKGENEFHKLITNFDDLSQRLQKLRSNLNDITLAVKNSHLENLDKKFDRNNESSLIYQVTENVAEFVEKLENIQKRYDTCKSLVDRHREVIRIMEQELEKRISKKKVKKAVDIQQFLMLV; from the coding sequence ATGAAACGAGCGCATTCTTCTAGATCCTTCTTCATCAATCAATCTACTGGTACCAATGACGACgacaaatttaatatagaTGCTGATATTGTCCTACCTTTATTTACAGTTTCAGGAAATGAGACTGTTACTCAAACTCAAGATGAGGACAATGTTAAAGTTCCTacaatcaaaattaataatagcaCCATTACAGATTCTTCACGGACAAAATCTTGTAGAAACCTACAACATTCAAGCAATACAAGTATTAATAAGAGGTCAAACGCAAAATTACACGTTAGAAGTTATAACCGAATACCTTCGATTCCTTCTTTTAAACATTTATCCCTGGTACAGAATGAAATGCTCTCAGCTGGTTCTGGTTCATTTAGTAATACATTATTTGCAAACGAAGAAGATTCATCAATACAACCGGATACTTATATATCTGATAATGAATCAATAATGTCAGCAACAATTCCTAAGGATACAACACCTTTTACAGAATATGACCTGTACCTTTTCCCtaaacaaataaatcataATAACAATCGTCAAAAGACAAGATCCTATAGTTTCATATCAATAGATGACAGACAACGTAAATTGTCGCCGAATGTTAATCATTTTGATTCAAGAAGGTTAGCGACACAATTTTTGGAGTCGAGTAATACACCTTTCAAAGAACAAGTGAACTTTCATACGAAATTGCAGATTGGAAACAAAAAGAATTCATTTAGTGAAACGAAATTAAGCAGGGACAACCTATTGGAGGGCAGAAAGTCATTTAAAACTGACCAAATTGATAatagattatatataaaaaatctCAATGATATGAGTGAAGTATTATCCAAATTTGGCGATTTAGAAACTTCCAAACCGAGTTCATCGGCGTTGACTTTTTCCTCTTCCTCATCAACATCATCCTCATCCTCATCCTCATCCTCATTAGTAATAGACTTCAAGAATAATCATTCAGCTCTCGGCTCGAGAGATACCCAATCAAAAGGAACCGTGTTTTCGGAGAAATCTTCAACTAGTCGTAGAGATACTGATAAAGAAGACGATTGGAATATAAAGAGTATGGATCCTGGGATTCAAATTACAACGAACTTAAATGAGGTAAATTTTTCACAGATGCATATAGCCAAAAGAATAAGTACTTTAGAAATTCTGATCAATAGTGGTATCACTaatgtaatatataaagggGAAAATGAATTTCATAAATTGATAACAAATTTTGATGACTTATCTCAACGTCtacaaaaattaagaaGTAATCTGAACGACATCACATTGGCAGTCAAAAATAGTCACTTGGAAAATcttgataaaaaatttgacAGAAATAACGAATCTTCACTAATATACCAAGTTACTGAGAATGTCGCTGAATTCGTAGAGAAACTAGAGAATATTCAAAAGCGCTATGACACTTGCAAGAGTCTAGTTGACAGACATAGAGAAGTTATTAGAATAATGGAGCaagaattggaaaaaaGGATTAGTAAAAAGAAAGTAAAGAAAGCAGTGGACattcaacaatttttaatgCTAGTTTGA
- the KRE5 gene encoding Kre5p (similar to Saccharomyces cerevisiae KRE5 (YOR336W); ancestral locus Anc_7.57), giving the protein MEQKMMRFLLFWFFVVTVASLHGVRGSHFAVAPPTRIWSVLNRLLHGSSLRSRVLNDLYPLVTGVEEGVDAYAEDGELVDLVADVLVDKFDLPEMASLFLHYYDLYPMGFPSGNQTFNNENYFILNGQKFLNAEDIFYFKTGDLKAQSKIPDSQIVQDNDVVIGKDPTAPICILYGCPSPGDDSENSFDAFNRNLYSDAVNTGKLRFIWRSTCSFDFDDPEQELGYPLELTKREGLRNAIWKWDTPYDMPEQFSKVGYEMYEPKVEELGDLDLRVSSLIAKTYKENKDFKKTFKLIKGISNNFPLIIKDLLKLKINNKIMESNEKFQKSGVDYNMLGLFINGQSMRYSALDDYSLLNAITKEYKRISSFQNDLKHFKLKHFKKASKSLLNKFSSISLSNLQEMQPNKIDLHRHPAFANSIIYFNDIEKDKQYKGLSKKIERFFEKSKFGEVPELRKNWNEVIFVIDFNDLENSVTQEALAGLLRALTIIEQGYPQRIGLLPLNTGLDKNIINSIYELKESNLQNLIEFLTQLEANKEGERTDEEFLFSDFDDVPNVAELLNELQIFGTSIIINGEIYPFKSNTWHYLLTKVIKKDVNLLKRELTKYKGQKKVDVRGILHLKSATGRHFKYTPDYFSDATYTSMNSFELDSLDVGIIDFIPIEEYNVLHTISLVDDFENEISLERLHNILKVGFSGIRIRLINTNTNIKSKTWKSLQLILKTSNDDIESKLVSLIKQVRKSNKNKVTKSENKLNIELLSKWLPDISNRILKSSDAFFTINGRFVHLESSELPSTTDFKNIIQREAKRTIDAVMVLEDEYPGFTEERIDPNLIEMVSSHLTKLFYHGSQIYDNGIDYKTESTLPRMNLSGFFKNNGYTVFERSSKKSQPIELTLVIDPLEERTQKIMTLVDKIMDLDFISIQIVLLPTNELKVVPNQRIYIDDSSEYHSEIHSLKKTFNIDIDNPYQITIKNHENIGYKSVVLDVNAFNEKDPISENNIDGISGACLQLIGENGEVIDKTFTMGTFGYGQFQISKLSSKLKIQSCDNNFEVVSISMDGKPDYIEDETIELLNFDPHKVYVKLRKLESKPSNDAEDKTAINIFNIINDETENEEEQYKKFITTISTHNVDNKKINFWLLNEPYLSNNLLTFIQRFNNEHNSMSIELLNYQWPTWLRPQRFRSREMKISKILFNDVLFPREVKQVIYMDLTEEEPVAVDPFVIAKRLNQQRDQDYSFRMVKMEGTGYWDEGYWLKYKTENENNKLAFNFYSSRPIIVINIKKLREQKSEFYSDKSIGDLIRIHYQRVSNDFNSLQNIDQDLLNDLQNQVTIREIAKYLLKPLEANSSGSSDANLHDEL; this is encoded by the coding sequence atggaacaaaaaatgatgcggtttcttttgttttggTTCTTTGTGGTTACTGTTGCTAGTTTACATGGTGTGCGGGGGTCCCACTTTGCTGTGGCTCCTCCGACAAGAATATGGAGTGTTTTGAACCGTCTGTTACATGGGTCTTCTTTACGTTCCAGGGTGTTGAATGATCTTTATCCTTTGGTTACAGGTGTAGAGGAAGGCGTTGATGCGTATGCTGAAGATGGTGAGCTTGTCGATTTGGTTGCTGATGTGCTTGTTGATAAATTCGATTTGCCAGAAATGGCATCCCTCTTTCTACATTATTACGATTTGTATCCTATGGGTTTCCCATCTGGTAATCAAACGTTTAATAACGAGaactattttattttaaatggtcagaaatttttaaatgcagaagatattttttactTCAAAACTGGAGATTTAAAAGCACAGTCAAAAATACCAGACTCACAAATCGTCCAAGACAATGACGTTGTGATCGGCAAAGATCCAACAGCTCCTATATGTATCTTATATGGTTGTCCCTCTCCTGGCGATGACTCTGAAAACTCGTTTGATGCTTTTAATAGAAATTTATACAGCGATGCCGTCAATACTGGGAAACTAAGATTTATTTGGCGCTCTACATGTTCTTTTGATTTCGATGATCCTGAACAAGAATTAGGATACCCTCTTGAGTTGACAAAAAGAGAAGGACTACGAAATGCTATTTGGAAATGGGATACCCCATATGATATGCCGGAACAATTTTCCAAAGTGGGTTATGAGATGTATGAGCCAAAAGTTGAAGAACTTGGGGACTTAGATTTACGTGTCTCTTCCTTGATTGCAAAAACATACAAAGAAAACAAGGATTTCAaaaaaacttttaaattgattaaagGGATCTCCAATAATTTCCCTCTTATAATcaaagatttattaaaattaaagattaataataagataATGGAAAGTAACGAGAAGTTTCAAAAAAGTGGAgttgattataatatgCTAGGTCTTTTTATTAACGGACAAAGTATGAGGTATTCAGCTTTGGATGATTATTCTTTATTGAATGCGATAACCAAAGAATATAAGAGAATAAGTagttttcaaaatgatttaaaacattttaagttaaaacattttaaaaaagCTTCTAAATCATTgttgaataaattttcttcaatttcgTTATCAAATTTACAAGAAATGCAGccaaataaaattgatttacATAGACATCCAGCTTTTGCTAAtagtattatttattttaatgatattgaaaaagacAAGCAATATAAAGGGTTGagtaaaaaaatagaaaggttctttgaaaaatcaaaatttggTGAAGTTCCagaattaagaaaaaattggaatGAAGTGATCTTTGTTATAGATTTTAATGACTTAGAAAACTCAGTAACTCAAGAAGCATTGGCAGGCTTGTTACGTGCCTTAACTATTATTGAACAAGGATACCCACAAAGAATTGGTTTATTACCTCTAAATACTGGTCtggataaaaatattatcaattcaatttatgaattaaaagaatctaatttacaaaatttgaTAGAGTTTCTAACTCAATTAGAGGCCAATAAGGAGGGTGAAAGAACAGATGAGGAATTCCTATTCAGTGATTTTGATGACGTTCCAAATGTTgcagaattattgaatgagttacaaatatttggaacttctattatcattaatgGTGAAATATATCCTTTTAAATCGAATACATGGCATTATTTACTTACCaaagttattaaaaaagatgTCAACTTACTGAAAAGGGAGTTAACTAAATATAAAGGTCAGAAGAAAGTTGATGTTAGAGGAATTTTACATTTAAAGTCTGCTACCGGTAgacattttaaatatactcCAGATTATTTTTCAGATGCTACTTATACTTCAATGAATAGTTTTGAGTTGGATAGTCTTGATGTGGgtattattgattttatcCCAATTGAAGAGTATAATGTGTTACACACTATCTCGTTGGTTGacgattttgaaaatgaaatttccCTTGAAAGGTTGcataatatattgaagGTAGGATTTTCTGGGATCAGGATCAGATTAATTAATACTAATACAAATATCAAGAGTAAGACATGGAAGTCCTTGCagttaatattgaaaacttCCAATGACGATATTGAATCGAAGTTAGTGTCCTTGATTAAACAGGTTAgaaaatctaataaaaataaagttaccaaatcagaaaataaattgaatattgaGCTTTTATCGAAATGGTTGCCTGATATTTCTAACAGAATTTTAAAGAGTTCAGATGCTTTTTTCACTATTAACGGTAGATTTGTTCATTTAGAATCTTCTGAACTTCCTTCTACTActgattttaaaaacattattcAGCGTGAGGCTAAAAGAACAATTGATGCCGTTATGGTGCTGGAGGATGAGTATCCTGGATTCACAGAAGAGAGAATTGACCCAAATCTTATTGAAATGGTTTCATCGCATTTAACAAAGTTATTCTACCACGGATCACAAATTTATGACAATGGTATAGATTATAAGACTGAAAGTACTTTACCTCGTATGAATCTCTCTGGATTCTTCAAGAACAATGGATATACGGTATTTGAGCGCTCATCAAAAAAGTCGCAACCGATTGAACTCACCTTAGTTATTGACCCATTAGAAGAAAGAACGCAGAAGATAATGACGCTAGTGGATAAAATCATGGATCTTGATTTTATAAGCATCCAAATAGTTTTATTACCAACTAATGAATTGAAAGTGGTGCCAAATCAACGTATTTATATTGATGATAGTTCAGAATATCACTCTGAGATCCATTctttaaagaaaacattTAATATCGACATCGATAATCCATACCAAATTACCATTAAAAACCATGAAAACATTGGCTATAAGTCAGTGGTATTAGACGTGAATGCATTTAATGAGAAGGATCCCATTAGTGAAAACAACATCGATGGCATATCTGGGGCATGTCTACAACTAATTGGTGAAAATGGAGAAGTGATTGACAAAACTTTTACAATGGGTACGTTTGGTTATGgacaatttcaaatatcaaaattaagttcgaaattaaaaattcaaagttgcgataataattttgagGTGGTGTCTATCTCTATGGACGGTAAACCGGATTatattgaagatgaaaCCATCGAGTTGTTAAATTTTGACCCACACAAAGTATACGTAAAACTAAGGAAACTGGAATCAAAACCAAGTAATGACGCTGAAGATAAGACCGcgattaatattttcaatataataaatgatGAAACAGAAAATGAGGAAGAACaatacaaaaaattcaTCACTACGATAAGTACTCATAACGTGGATAACaagaaaatcaatttttggTTATTAAATGAACCTTACCTAAGTAACAATTTACTCACCTTCATCCAACGATTTAATAATGAGCATAACTCAATGAGCATTGAATTACTTAATTATCAATGGCCAACTTGGTTACGCCCACAACGATTCAGGTCCAGAGAGATGAAGATTTCCAAGATCCTGTTCAACGACGTTCTGTTTCCGAGGGAAGTAAAACAAGTGATATACATGGACTTGACAGAAGAAGAACCGGTGGCAGTGGATCCATTTGTGATTGCCAAGAGATTAAATCAACAACGGGACCAGGACTATTCATTCCGGATGGTGAAGATGGAAGGCACGGGATATTGGGACGAAGGGTATTGGTTAAAATACAAGACCGAAAATGAGAATAATAAACTGGCCTTTAACTTTTATTCCAGCCGACCAATAATCGTTATTAACATCAAAAAACTACGAGAACAAAAGAGTGAATTTTATAGCGATAAAAGTATAGGGGATCTAATCAGAATCCATTACCAAAGGGTATCGAAtgatttcaattcattGCAGAATATCGACCAGGACTTATTAAACGATCTTCAAAACCAAGTCACAATTAGAGAAATCGCGAAATATTTACTGAAGCCACTAGAGGCAAATAGTTCTGGTTCATCGGATGCGAATCTACACGATGAGTTGTAA
- the TPHA0H02750 gene encoding alanine--tRNA ligase (similar to Saccharomyces cerevisiae ALA1 (YOR335C); ancestral locus Anc_7.58), with product MTVGDKSKWMAKNVRQTFFDYFKSKGHTYVPSSSVVPFDDPTLLFTNAGMNQYKPIFLGTVDPSSDFATLKRAYNSQKCIRAGGKHNDLEDVGRDSYHHTFFEMLGNWSFGDYFKKEAIAYAWELLTVVYGLPADRLYVTYFEGDAQQGLEPDLEAKDLWLAVGVSEDHIIPGNSHDNFWEMGEQGPCGPCSEMHYDRIGGRNAAHLVNMDDPDVLEIWNLVFMQYNREQDRSLKSLPAKHIDTGMGFERLVSILQDVRSNYDTDVFQPLFVKIQEITGVRPYSGKFGAEDVDGIDTAYRVLADHVRTLTFAITDGGIPNNEGRGYVLRRILRRGARYARKYMNYPIGNFFSTLAPTLIEQVKEIFPQVTKDPAFLFEILDEEEASFAKTLDRGEKLFEKYAEAAAKSQTKILDGLQVWRLFDTYGFPVDLTELMAEEQGLKIDEEGFEKAKQESYEASKRGGKKDNFDMLKLNVHELSQLNELKVPKTDDSAKYISTDAESVILSLYDGETFVDSISEAGKKYGVILDKTSFYAEQGGQEYDTGKIIIDGEAEFQVDNVQLYNGYVFHTGTLIEGTLNKGDKTISSHDEERRLPIKNNHTGTHILNLALRQTLGNDVDQKGSLVAPEKLRFDFSHKKALSLDELRKVEEIANDQIKKNLPVYYKDVPLELAKGISSVRAVFGETYPDPVRVVSVGKTVEDLLADPTNEEWNKYSVEFCGGTHVPKTGDIKFFVILEESGIAKGIRRIVAVSGAEAFEVQRIANEFDEELNKTEQLPFSQAKEKKLKELGVQLNQLSISVIRKNELKEKFTKIEKVVKDEVKARAKVETKQVVDAVKEHFENNKDSLYFAQFIDIPANAKAITEAINHIKSKSKDKSIYLLTGNDPEGRVAHGCYISDESLASGLDGAALAKQVSQLIGGKAGGKGNVFQGMGDKPEAIEEAVKTIEIAFNEKLSI from the coding sequence ATGACTGTTGGTGATAAATCCAAGTGGATGGCTAAGAACGTCCGTCAAACTTTCTTTGACTATTTCAAGAGCAAGGGCCATACATATGttccttcttcttcagttGTGCCTTTTGATGACCCAACTTTATTGTTCACAAATGCCGGTATGAATCAATACAAGCCTATTTTTTTAGGGACCGTTGACCCATCTTCTGATTTTGCTACTTTAAAGAGGGCTTACAATTCTCAAAAATGTATCAGAGCTGGTGGTAAACATAATGATTTGGAAGATGTCGGCAGAGACTCTTACCATCATACTTTCTTCGAAATGTTGGGTAACTGGTCTTTCGGTGATTACTTTAAAAAAGAAGCTATTGCCTACGCTTGGGAATTATTGACTGTCGTTTATGGTCTTCCAGCTGATCGTTTATACGTCACTTATTTCGAAGGTGATGCTCAGCAAGGTTTGGAACCTGATTTAGAAGCTAAAGACTTATGGTTAGCTGTCGGTGTTTCTGAAGACCATATTATTCCAGGTAATTCACATGATAACTTTTGGGAAATGGGTGAACAAGGTCCATGCGGTCCATGTTCTGAGATGCATTATGACAGAATTGGTGGCAGAAATGCTGCCCATTTAGTTAACATGGATGACCCAGATGTTTTAGAAATCTGGAATTTAGTTTTTATGCAATACAACAGAGAACAAGACCGTTCTTTGAAATCTTTACCAGCTAAACATATCGATACTGGTATGGGTTTCGAAAGATTAGTATCTATCTTGCAAGACGTCAGATCTAACTACGACACTGATGTTTTCCAACCATTATTCGTTAAAATCCAAGAAATTACCGGAGTTAGACCATACTCTGGTAAGTTTGGTGCTGAGGATGTCGACGGTATCGACACTGCTTACAGAGTCTTGGCTGATCATGTTCGTACTTTAACTTTCGCTATCACTGATGGTGGTATACCAAACAATGAAGGTAGAGGTTACGTCTTAAGACGTATTCTAAGAAGAGGTGCTCGTTACGCTCGTAAATACATGAACTACCCAATCGGTAACTTCTTCTCCACTTTAGCTCCAACTTTAATCGAACAAgttaaagaaatttttcCTCAAGTTACAAAGGACCCTGCTTTCTTATTCGAAATCttagatgaagaagaagctTCATTTGCTAAGACTTTAGACCGTggtgaaaaattatttgagaAATACGCTGAAGCTGCTGCCAAGAGTCAAACCAAAATTTTAGATGGTCTACAAGTCTGGAGATTATTCGATACTTACGGTTTCCCTGTTGATTTGACTGAATTAATGGCCGAAGAACAAGGTTTGAAAATTGACGAAGAAGGTTTTGAAAAGGCTAAACAAGAATCTTATGAAGCCTCAAAGAGAGGTGGTaagaaagataattttgatatgctaaaattaaatgttCATGAATTATCACAATTAAATGAACTAAAAGTACCAAAAACTGATGATAGTGccaaatatatttccaCAGATGCCGAAAGTGTTATCCTAAGCTTATATGATGGTGAAACGTTTGTTGACAGTATTTCCGAAGCTGGTAAGAAGTATGGTGTTATCTTAGATAAGACTTCTTTTTACGCCGAACAAGGTGGTCAAGAATACGATACTGGTAAGATTATCATTGATGGTGAAGCTGAATTCCAAGTTGACAATGTGCAATTATACAACGGTTATGTCTTCCACACTGGTACTTTAATCGAAGGTACATTAAACAAGGGCGACAAAACTATCTCTTCACATGATGAAGAACGTCGTCTACCAATCAAGAATAACCACACTGGTACACacatattaaatttagCTTTGAGACAAACTTTAGGCAACGATGTTGACCAAAAGGGTTCTTTAGTTGCTCCAGAAAAGTTAAGGTTTGATTTCTCACACAAGAAGGCTCTAAGCTTGGATGAATTACGTAAGGTTGAAGAAATTGCCAATGatcaaatcaaaaaaaacTTACCAGTTTATTACAAAGATGTTCCATTAGAGTTAGCCAAGGGAATTTCTTCTGTTCGTGCTGTCTTTGGTGAAACGTACCCAGATCCTGTTCGTGTTGTTTCTGTTGGTAAGACTGTCGAGGACTTGTTAGCTGACCCAACTAATGAAGAATGGAATAAATATTCTGTTGAATTCTGTGGTGGTACCCATGTCCCCAAAACTGGTGACATTAAGTTCTTTGTTATTCTTGAAGAAAGTGGTATTGCTAAAGGTATTAGAAGAATTGTTGCTGTTTCCGGTGCTGAAGCTTTCGAAGTTCAAAGAATTGctaatgaatttgatgaagAGTTGAACAAAACTGAACAATTGCCGTTCTCTCAAGCTAAAGAAAAGAAGTTAAAAGAGCTTGGCGTTCAATTAAACCAATTATCCATCTCagttattagaaaaaacgaattaaaggaaaaattcactaaaattgaaaaagttgTAAAGGATGAAGTTAAAGCCAGAGCTAAAGTTGAAACCAAACAAGTTGTTGATGCAGTCAAGGaacattttgaaaacaacAAAGACTCTCTATACTTTGCCCAATTCATCGACATTCCAGCCAATGCTAAAGCCATCACTGAAGCTATCAACCATATCAAGAGTAAATCTAAGGATAAATCTATCTATTTGTTAACTGGTAATGATCCAGAAGGTAGAGTTGCCCACGGTTGTTACATTTCAGACGAATCCTTAGCCAGTGGTCTCGATGGTGCTGCTTTAGCTAAACAAGTTTCCCAATTAATCGGTGGTAAAGCTGGTGGTAAAGGCAACGTATTTCAAGGTATGGGTGATAAGCCGGAAGCCATTGAAGAGGCCGTCAAAACTATCGAAATTGCtttcaatgaaaaattatctaTTTAA